From the Butyrivibrio fibrisolvens genome, one window contains:
- a CDS encoding acyl-CoA dehydrogenase, which translates to MDFQLDQKHEMARSLFREFAEKEVKPLAIETDETEVFPRETVTKMGKSGFLGIPVPKEYGGQGCDPLTYVMCVEELAKVCGTTSVIVSAHTSLCVDPILTFGTEEQKKKYVPDLASGKKLGAFGLTEPGAGTDAQGVQTKAVLSEDGKTWTLNGSKCFITNGKEADVYIIIAYTDIVEDKKGRKQKKFTAFIVEKGTPGFTFGTKEHKMGIRGSATYELIFQDCVIPAENQLGARGKGFPIAMHTLDGGRIGIAAQALGLAEGALERTIAYVKERKQFGRSIAQFQNTQFQLANLATEVEAAQLLVYKAAEAKRTKDRYSVEAAKAKLFAAETAMDVTTKCVQLLGGYGYIREYEVERMMRDAKITEIYEGTSEVQRMVISGSLLA; encoded by the coding sequence ATGGATTTTCAGCTGGATCAGAAGCATGAAATGGCAAGATCTCTTTTCAGAGAATTTGCAGAAAAAGAAGTAAAGCCTCTCGCAATTGAGACAGACGAGACAGAAGTTTTCCCACGCGAGACAGTTACTAAGATGGGAAAGAGCGGATTCTTAGGAATTCCGGTACCGAAGGAATATGGCGGACAGGGATGCGATCCTCTTACATACGTTATGTGTGTAGAAGAGCTCGCTAAAGTATGCGGTACAACATCTGTTATTGTATCTGCACACACATCTCTTTGCGTAGATCCAATTCTTACATTTGGTACAGAAGAACAGAAGAAGAAGTACGTTCCGGATCTTGCTTCAGGTAAGAAGCTTGGTGCTTTCGGTCTTACAGAGCCTGGCGCTGGTACAGACGCTCAGGGTGTTCAGACCAAGGCTGTTCTTTCAGAAGATGGCAAGACATGGACACTTAACGGTTCTAAGTGCTTCATCACAAACGGTAAAGAAGCTGATGTTTATATCATCATCGCTTACACAGATATCGTAGAAGACAAGAAGGGCAGAAAGCAGAAGAAGTTTACTGCATTCATCGTTGAGAAGGGTACACCTGGTTTCACATTCGGAACTAAGGAACACAAAATGGGTATCAGAGGATCAGCTACATATGAGCTTATCTTCCAGGATTGCGTAATCCCTGCTGAGAATCAGCTTGGTGCTCGTGGAAAGGGCTTCCCTATCGCTATGCACACTCTTGATGGTGGTCGTATCGGTATTGCTGCGCAGGCTCTTGGTCTTGCAGAAGGCGCTCTTGAGAGAACAATCGCTTATGTAAAAGAGAGAAAGCAGTTCGGTCGTTCAATCGCTCAGTTCCAGAATACACAGTTCCAGCTTGCTAATCTTGCAACAGAAGTAGAAGCTGCACAGCTCCTTGTATACAAAGCTGCAGAAGCTAAGAGAACTAAGGACAGATATTCTGTAGAAGCTGCTAAAGCTAAGCTTTTCGCTGCTGAGACAGCTATGGACGTTACAACTAAGTGCGTACAGCTCCTTGGTGGTTATGGTTACATCAGAGAGTACGAAGTTGAGCGTATGATGCGTGACGCTAAGATTACTGAGATCTACGAAGGAACTTCAGAAGTACAGCGTATGGTTATCTCAGGAAGCTTACTTGCATAA
- a CDS encoding electron transfer flavoprotein subunit beta/FixA family protein has product MKVVVCVKQVPDTKGGVKFKPDGTLDRGAMLAIMNPDDKAGLEAALKLKDQYGAEVTVVTMGLPKADAVLREALAMGADKAILVTDRVLGGADTWATSSTIAGAIRNLEYDIVITGRQAIDGDTAQVGPQISEHLGIPVISYAEEISVDEKEKTVTVKRQFEDRYHMVKAKMPVLITALSELGEPRYMTPGGIFDAFDAEVTVWGRADLKDVADENIGLKGSPTQIAKASDKVKKGAGEKVTPDSTDEAVKYILGKLDEKHVI; this is encoded by the coding sequence ATGAAAGTAGTAGTTTGTGTTAAGCAGGTCCCTGATACAAAGGGCGGCGTTAAATTCAAACCGGATGGAACTCTTGATAGAGGCGCAATGCTTGCTATCATGAATCCTGATGATAAAGCAGGTCTTGAAGCAGCTCTTAAGCTCAAAGATCAGTATGGTGCTGAAGTTACAGTTGTAACAATGGGTCTTCCTAAGGCTGATGCAGTTCTTCGTGAAGCTCTTGCAATGGGTGCTGACAAAGCAATCCTTGTAACAGACAGAGTACTCGGCGGCGCAGATACATGGGCAACATCATCAACAATTGCCGGAGCAATCCGTAACCTTGAGTATGATATCGTTATCACAGGCCGTCAGGCTATCGATGGTGATACAGCTCAGGTTGGTCCTCAGATTTCTGAGCACCTTGGAATCCCGGTTATTTCATACGCAGAAGAGATTTCTGTAGATGAGAAGGAGAAAACAGTTACAGTTAAGAGACAGTTCGAAGACCGTTACCACATGGTAAAGGCTAAGATGCCTGTTCTTATTACAGCTCTTTCAGAGCTTGGTGAGCCTAGATACATGACTCCTGGTGGAATCTTTGATGCTTTCGATGCAGAAGTTACTGTATGGGGCAGAGCTGATCTTAAGGATGTAGCTGATGAGAATATCGGTCTTAAAGGTTCTCCTACACAGATTGCCAAGGCTTCAGATAAGGTTAAGAAGGGTGCTGGTGAGAAGGTTACTCCTGACAGTACCGATGAAGCTGTTAAGTACATCCTTGGCAAGCTTGATGAGAAGCACGTAATCTAA
- a CDS encoding electron transfer flavoprotein subunit alpha/FixB family protein, translating into MSLEEYKGVFIFAQQVDNELSNIALELLGKAKDLAADLDEKKVTAVLLGENVEGLSDKLAEYGADRVIVVDDPALKDYRTEPYTHALAEVIKEFKPEILLVGATAIGRDLGPRVSSRVHTGLTADCTQLEIGDFPLNPMPGQEQKHKQLLMTRPAFGGNTIATIACPNFRPQMATVRPGVMQKIAPVKGAKAEVVKFNPGFEENNCYTEILKIVKEKANVANIADAKILVSGGRGVGSPENFKILEDLAEVLGGTVSCSRAVVDNGWKPKELQVGQTGQTVRPHVYFAIGISGAIQHVAGMEESDIIIAINKDENAPIFDVADYGVVGDLNKIVPELTKQIKDALAAKTEA; encoded by the coding sequence ATGTCTTTAGAAGAATATAAGGGTGTATTTATCTTCGCTCAGCAGGTTGATAATGAGCTCAGCAACATAGCTCTCGAACTTCTGGGCAAGGCAAAAGATCTCGCAGCAGATCTTGATGAAAAGAAAGTAACAGCAGTACTTCTTGGTGAGAACGTTGAAGGTCTTTCCGATAAGCTTGCTGAGTACGGTGCTGACAGAGTCATCGTAGTTGATGATCCTGCACTTAAGGATTACAGAACAGAGCCTTATACACACGCTCTTGCAGAGGTAATCAAAGAGTTCAAGCCTGAGATCCTCCTCGTAGGCGCTACAGCAATCGGCCGTGACCTTGGTCCTCGTGTATCTTCTCGTGTACACACAGGTCTTACAGCTGACTGTACACAGCTCGAGATCGGTGATTTCCCGCTCAATCCTATGCCTGGACAGGAGCAGAAGCATAAACAGCTTCTTATGACTCGTCCTGCATTTGGTGGAAACACAATCGCAACTATCGCTTGCCCGAACTTCCGTCCTCAGATGGCTACAGTTCGTCCTGGCGTTATGCAGAAGATCGCTCCTGTTAAGGGTGCAAAGGCAGAAGTTGTTAAGTTCAATCCTGGATTTGAAGAGAACAACTGCTACACAGAGATCCTTAAGATCGTTAAGGAGAAGGCTAACGTTGCTAACATCGCTGATGCTAAGATCCTCGTATCCGGCGGACGTGGCGTAGGCAGCCCAGAGAACTTCAAGATTCTTGAAGATCTTGCAGAAGTACTTGGCGGAACAGTTTCCTGTTCACGTGCAGTTGTAGATAACGGCTGGAAGCCAAAGGAACTTCAGGTTGGTCAGACAGGACAGACAGTTCGTCCTCATGTATACTTCGCAATCGGTATTTCAGGTGCCATCCAGCACGTAGCAGGTATGGAAGAGTCTGATATCATCATTGCTATCAACAAGGACGAGAACGCACCTATCTTCGACGTAGCAGACTACGGCGTAGTAGGAGATCTTAACAAGATCGTTCCTGAACTTACAAAGCAGATAAAGGATGCACTTGCAGCTAAGACTGAGGCATAA
- a CDS encoding transcription repressor NadR, whose translation MRLSGEERRNNILEILAAASTPISGSKLSKELGVSRQVIVTDIALIKATHPDLVATNSGYILMHASNTRRVYKVRHTNDQIEDELSAIVDLGGSVQNVYVEHKVYGTITAPLQISSKRDIQNYLRDMRSGVSSPLSSITDGYHYHLIEARSEAILDEIEDVLKQKGYLIETQKAPVIYEPKNYSTI comes from the coding sequence TTGCGATTATCAGGTGAGGAAAGAAGAAATAACATACTGGAGATTCTGGCTGCTGCTTCTACACCTATATCCGGGAGTAAGCTTTCCAAGGAGCTTGGTGTAAGCCGTCAGGTGATCGTAACCGACATAGCACTTATCAAGGCTACTCACCCTGACCTTGTTGCCACTAATTCAGGTTATATCCTGATGCATGCCTCTAATACAAGACGCGTATACAAAGTAAGACATACAAATGATCAGATTGAAGATGAACTATCTGCTATCGTAGATCTTGGAGGTAGTGTCCAGAATGTATATGTAGAACACAAGGTATATGGCACTATAACAGCACCTCTTCAGATAAGTTCTAAAAGAGATATCCAGAACTACCTTCGAGATATGCGCAGCGGAGTCTCATCTCCTCTTTCATCTATTACGGACGGTTACCACTACCATCTGATAGAGGCAAGGTCAGAGGCTATTCTGGATGAGATAGAAGATGTCCTGAAACAGAAAGGATATCTGATAGAAACCCAGAAAGCTCCGGTTATATATGAGCCTAAGAACTATTCGACTATATGA
- the nadC gene encoding carboxylating nicotinate-nucleotide diphosphorylase: protein MKTINQSSTSHLAPVTMRLQADDLILSALKEDITSEDVSTNAVMPESVPGTVDLIAKQDGVIAGLSVYERVFTLLDPDTKAQFYVKDGDHVTNGQKIGKVDGDIRVLLSGERVALNYLQRMSGIATYTANVVELLKGSDIKLLDTRKTTPNMRIFEKYAVTVGGGYNHRYNLSDGVLLKDNHIGAAGSVTKAIQMAKDYAPFVRKIEVEVENLDMVKEAVEAGADIIMLDNMSHEDMEEAMKIIDGKAEVEVSGNVTKENIKRLADLGVDYISSGALTHSSPILDLSMKNLHPVND, encoded by the coding sequence ATGAAAACCATAAACCAAAGCAGTACATCACATCTCGCACCGGTAACTATGCGTCTTCAGGCAGACGACCTGATCCTGTCAGCGCTTAAAGAGGATATAACATCAGAAGATGTATCTACCAATGCTGTAATGCCTGAGAGCGTCCCTGGAACAGTTGATCTTATCGCTAAGCAGGACGGAGTCATTGCAGGACTGTCTGTATACGAGAGAGTCTTTACTCTTTTAGACCCTGATACTAAAGCTCAGTTCTATGTTAAGGATGGTGACCATGTTACAAATGGTCAGAAGATTGGTAAGGTTGACGGCGATATAAGAGTTCTTCTGTCCGGAGAACGTGTTGCACTCAACTACCTGCAACGTATGAGCGGCATTGCCACATATACTGCGAATGTAGTAGAATTGCTTAAGGGATCAGATATCAAACTTCTTGATACACGTAAAACTACTCCTAATATGCGAATATTTGAAAAGTATGCTGTAACAGTTGGTGGTGGTTACAACCACAGATACAACTTATCAGATGGTGTACTTCTCAAGGACAACCATATAGGTGCTGCCGGAAGCGTTACAAAGGCTATACAGATGGCCAAGGACTATGCACCTTTTGTCCGTAAAATAGAAGTCGAGGTTGAAAACCTTGATATGGTCAAAGAGGCTGTTGAGGCCGGCGCAGATATCATAATGCTTGACAACATGTCTCATGAAGATATGGAAGAAGCAATGAAGATAATTGACGGCAAGGCAGAAGTAGAAGTATCCGGCAATGTTACCAAAGAAAATATCAAGAGATTGGCAGACCTTGGTGTAGACTATATTTCAAGCGGTGCACTGACTCATTCATCACCGATCCTTGATCTGTCTATGAAGAATCTGCATCCTGTAAATGATTAA
- a CDS encoding L-aspartate oxidase, translated as MNSAKSLKTDVVIVGSGVAGLYAAMNLPDNLNITIISKGNVTECDSYLAQGGICMLRDDADYDSYFEDTMRAGHYENDPDSVDQMIRQSQDVIKDLISIGTDFERNADGSLDFTKEGAHSNKRILFHEDITGQEITSKLLEAVKKLPNVSIYENVTMIDLITKKSNILGDSSCHGVVCTALPESELSDKYGIYETNDGKKIVFIESFYTILACGGIGGLFDHSTNYPILTGDALAICLKHGIKLENPDYIQIHPTTLYTDHSSMYVEHFDGSKSLRPSTDLLTDRAFLISESVRGEGGILLGSNGERFTDELQPRDVVSSAIFQQMEKEGSKHVWLSMEHIPEDEIRNHFKHIYEHCLEEGYDATKEPIPVVPAQHYFMGGIKVDLNGQTSMRHLFAAGETCCNGVHGRNRLASNSLLESLVWAKKSALLIKEKYDKRVVFSHIPCSENASDVSLTQMAPEWIDTMTLKVNNKKLVLAEIERMKEYHENHKPKQYITSRTGNYASSGRRPDPVSA; from the coding sequence ATGAATAGCGCAAAGAGTTTAAAAACTGATGTAGTGATCGTAGGAAGCGGCGTAGCCGGACTGTATGCAGCCATGAATCTTCCGGATAATCTCAATATCACGATCATATCTAAAGGAAATGTGACTGAGTGTGATTCCTATCTGGCTCAGGGCGGCATATGTATGCTGCGAGATGATGCTGACTACGATTCGTACTTTGAAGATACTATGCGGGCCGGACATTATGAAAATGATCCTGACTCTGTAGATCAGATGATCAGACAATCTCAGGATGTTATCAAGGATCTTATAAGTATAGGAACAGATTTTGAGAGAAATGCTGACGGAAGCCTTGATTTCACAAAAGAGGGAGCCCATTCCAACAAAAGGATCCTTTTCCACGAAGACATAACAGGTCAGGAGATTACCTCAAAACTCCTTGAAGCTGTTAAAAAGCTTCCCAATGTGTCAATCTATGAAAATGTCACTATGATAGATCTGATCACAAAGAAGAGCAATATTCTGGGAGATTCAAGCTGCCACGGTGTTGTATGCACAGCCTTACCTGAAAGTGAATTATCTGACAAGTACGGTATCTATGAAACCAATGATGGCAAGAAAATTGTTTTTATAGAGAGCTTTTATACAATCCTTGCATGCGGTGGCATAGGAGGCCTGTTTGATCACAGTACCAACTATCCTATCCTTACAGGAGATGCACTTGCCATATGCTTAAAGCATGGGATAAAGCTTGAGAATCCCGATTATATCCAGATACATCCTACTACTTTGTACACTGATCATTCATCTATGTATGTAGAGCATTTTGATGGAAGTAAATCCCTTAGGCCTTCTACTGATCTCTTAACAGATCGCGCTTTTCTTATATCTGAATCTGTAAGAGGCGAAGGTGGTATTCTTCTAGGTAGTAATGGTGAGAGGTTTACAGATGAGCTTCAGCCAAGGGATGTTGTAAGCAGTGCAATCTTCCAGCAGATGGAAAAAGAAGGTTCGAAGCATGTATGGCTGTCTATGGAGCATATTCCTGAAGATGAGATAAGGAACCATTTTAAACATATCTATGAGCATTGCCTTGAGGAAGGCTATGATGCTACCAAGGAACCTATTCCTGTAGTCCCTGCACAGCATTATTTCATGGGTGGGATCAAAGTTGACCTTAATGGTCAAACTTCTATGAGGCATCTTTTTGCAGCCGGTGAGACCTGTTGCAATGGTGTTCATGGTAGAAACAGACTTGCCAGCAATTCTCTTCTTGAGAGTCTAGTATGGGCCAAAAAGTCCGCATTACTTATCAAAGAAAAATATGACAAGCGTGTCGTTTTTAGTCATATCCCTTGCAGTGAAAATGCTTCGGATGTTTCTCTTACACAGATGGCACCTGAATGGATAGATACTATGACTCTTAAAGTCAACAACAAAAAACTTGTTTTAGCAGAAATTGAAAGGATGAAAGAATATCATGAAAACCATAAACCAAAGCAGTACATCACATCTCGCACCGGTAACTATGCGTCTTCAGGCAGACGACCTGATCCTGTCAGCGCTTAA
- the nadA gene encoding quinolinate synthase NadA, protein MDKISKEIRDLAKEKDAVILAHYYVDGAVQDVADYVGDSFYLAKVAKSNPHKTIVFCGVTFMGQSASILSPDKTVLMPDLNAVCPMALMVDADKIRQMREQYDDLAVVCYINSMAEIKALSDVCVTSSNALNIVKSLPNKNIFFIPDGNLGRFVKEECPDKNVILNPGYCHVHTSITANDVERAFREHENAEVLVHPECVQEVCELADFIGSTKEIIEYAENSSATEFIVCTESGVLHELEKRAPGKKFYFVGAKQVCPNMKKVTLEKVRDCLLNETGAISVSDELRLAADKPLERMLELGSAKVPVTA, encoded by the coding sequence ATGGACAAAATATCAAAGGAGATCAGAGATCTTGCCAAAGAAAAGGATGCAGTGATCCTGGCTCACTACTATGTTGACGGCGCAGTACAGGATGTAGCAGATTATGTTGGCGATTCATTCTATCTGGCCAAGGTTGCCAAATCCAACCCACACAAAACTATCGTATTCTGCGGCGTAACGTTCATGGGACAGTCCGCCAGCATCTTAAGCCCTGATAAGACAGTGCTTATGCCAGATCTTAATGCTGTATGCCCTATGGCTCTTATGGTAGATGCTGACAAGATAAGGCAGATGAGAGAGCAGTACGATGATCTTGCAGTTGTCTGCTATATCAACTCTATGGCAGAGATCAAGGCTCTTTCAGATGTATGTGTCACAAGCTCCAATGCTCTGAATATTGTTAAGTCACTTCCAAACAAGAATATCTTCTTCATTCCGGATGGTAATCTGGGACGCTTTGTGAAGGAAGAATGCCCTGACAAGAATGTGATCTTAAATCCCGGCTATTGCCATGTACACACTTCTATCACAGCAAATGACGTAGAGAGAGCCTTCAGAGAACATGAAAATGCTGAGGTTCTGGTTCATCCGGAATGTGTTCAGGAAGTATGCGAACTGGCTGACTTCATCGGCTCTACAAAAGAGATAATTGAATATGCTGAAAATTCATCTGCTACTGAGTTCATCGTTTGTACAGAGTCAGGTGTTCTTCACGAGCTTGAGAAAAGAGCTCCCGGCAAGAAATTCTACTTCGTTGGTGCCAAGCAGGTATGCCCTAACATGAAGAAAGTAACTTTGGAAAAAGTCCGTGACTGCCTGTTAAACGAAACCGGAGCCATCAGCGTAAGTGATGAGCTTAGACTTGCTGCTGACAAGCCTCTTGAGAGAATGCTGGAACTTGGCAGTGCAAAAGTACCTGTTACCGCCTAA
- the ybaK gene encoding Cys-tRNA(Pro) deacylase — protein sequence MAKKEVKTNAMRILDTMKIPYKHHEYECKEFVDGIHIADSLGLPHEKVFKTLVTVGADHNYYVFVVPIAEELDFKKCARAVGVKNVEMIPVKDINKVTGYIRGGTTSIGMKKNYVTKVAIQAKEQETIYISGGRIGSQLELSPDDLLKADNGEYADIIRD from the coding sequence ATGGCTAAAAAAGAAGTAAAAACAAATGCAATGCGTATACTTGACACAATGAAGATTCCTTACAAGCATCACGAATATGAATGCAAAGAATTCGTTGATGGTATACATATAGCAGATTCTCTTGGACTTCCTCATGAGAAAGTCTTCAAGACACTTGTGACCGTAGGAGCTGATCATAACTACTATGTATTCGTGGTTCCGATCGCAGAGGAACTTGACTTTAAGAAGTGCGCAAGAGCAGTAGGTGTCAAGAATGTAGAGATGATACCTGTCAAAGATATCAATAAAGTTACAGGCTATATCAGAGGCGGCACAACTTCTATCGGAATGAAGAAAAATTATGTCACAAAGGTAGCCATACAAGCAAAGGAGCAGGAGACTATCTATATAAGCGGTGGACGTATAGGATCACAGCTGGAGCTGTCTCCGGATGATCTGTTAAAGGCAGACAATGGCGAATATGCCGATATTATAAGAGACTAA